The Lacrimispora xylanolytica genome has a segment encoding these proteins:
- a CDS encoding alpha-galactosidase, giving the protein MAIEYFEEDKVFKLDTPNTSYMIGIIGEERFVTHIYYGRKMKSHRLVYLMGLGEPANAADEMAADRLNFLGGFPKEYPTGGIGDYRESAIGIRTKSGHTALKLSYIKHRIYSGKPELNGLPATFGEKGECVSLELVCEDPFLKLQVILLYTVFEAVDAITRSVRIVNMGEEEIYLTKVLSASLDMDNRNFDLITLHGDWARECRINRYPLSMGTHRVHSICGKSGHQSQPFMALASHEAEEDQGEVYGMNFVYSGNFLAQTTLEPSGGLRFIMGIHPEDFLWKLNPGEEFQAPEAVLVYSRQGIGGMTRTFHDLYRKHLIRGEYRDKKRPILLNNWEATYFNFNTEKLLSIAKEAAADGIEMLVVDDGWFGVRNDDSSSLGDWFVNEEKLPGGLSHLVSEVHALGMKFGIWMEPEMVSLDSELYRAHPDWAIAVPGRKPSLQRSQYVLDLSRQEVVDAVYDMISGVLHRAHIEYVKWDMNRTLADIGSYGLPPDRQGELLHRYVLGVYQLQNRLLKEFPYLLLENCSSGGGRFDPGMLYYGPQVWTSDNTDGLERLIIQEGTALLYPLSCMGAHVSDCPNHITGRVTPFKTRGQIALAGTFGYELDVTKLSKEERIQIPEQIAMYHRYHDLVRQGDYYRIASYAANGVYDCYMVVSKDKEEAIISFVHVMLHPGEFVHTIRCKGLHPDRNYEIEGEKRSYTGEELMYGGYRIHTPWAGGDCFGSLIHLTAQS; this is encoded by the coding sequence GTGGCAATTGAGTATTTTGAGGAGGATAAGGTTTTTAAACTGGATACTCCAAATACCAGCTACATGATTGGTATCATTGGGGAAGAGAGGTTTGTAACTCACATCTATTACGGAAGAAAGATGAAAAGCCATAGACTGGTTTATTTAATGGGGCTAGGAGAACCAGCAAATGCAGCAGACGAGATGGCTGCAGACCGACTGAACTTTCTGGGTGGATTTCCAAAGGAATATCCCACGGGAGGAATTGGTGATTATAGGGAATCAGCAATTGGGATACGGACAAAGAGCGGACATACAGCTCTGAAGCTTTCCTACATAAAGCATCGGATCTATTCAGGGAAGCCGGAGCTAAACGGTCTGCCTGCAACCTTTGGCGAAAAGGGTGAATGTGTTTCACTGGAACTGGTGTGTGAAGACCCGTTTTTGAAACTGCAAGTCATTTTGCTCTACACAGTATTTGAGGCTGTGGATGCAATAACCAGGAGTGTCCGTATTGTCAATATGGGGGAAGAGGAAATTTACTTAACCAAGGTGCTTAGCGCATCCCTTGATATGGATAACAGGAATTTTGATCTCATTACGCTTCATGGGGATTGGGCCAGAGAGTGCAGAATCAATCGGTATCCTCTTTCCATGGGAACTCATCGGGTACATTCTATCTGCGGAAAATCAGGACATCAGTCCCAACCTTTTATGGCTCTTGCATCACATGAGGCAGAGGAAGATCAGGGAGAAGTCTATGGGATGAATTTTGTATACTCAGGCAATTTTTTAGCCCAGACCACCCTGGAGCCGTCAGGAGGACTCCGCTTTATCATGGGAATACACCCGGAGGACTTTTTATGGAAGCTTAACCCCGGGGAGGAATTTCAGGCACCGGAGGCAGTGCTTGTCTACAGCAGGCAGGGAATTGGCGGCATGACCCGAACATTTCATGACTTATACAGGAAACACCTGATCCGGGGAGAGTATCGGGATAAAAAACGTCCCATTCTTTTAAATAATTGGGAGGCAACGTATTTTAATTTTAATACGGAAAAGCTTCTTTCCATTGCAAAAGAAGCGGCAGCAGACGGTATCGAGATGCTGGTTGTGGACGATGGCTGGTTTGGAGTGCGGAATGATGATTCTAGTTCTTTGGGGGACTGGTTTGTGAATGAAGAAAAGCTGCCGGGAGGACTATCCCATCTGGTTAGTGAAGTGCATGCTTTGGGCATGAAATTTGGAATATGGATGGAACCGGAGATGGTGTCTCTGGATTCAGAATTATACCGCGCCCATCCTGACTGGGCCATCGCGGTACCAGGTAGAAAGCCGTCTCTTCAAAGAAGTCAGTATGTGCTGGATTTATCAAGACAGGAAGTAGTGGACGCTGTTTATGATATGATCTCAGGAGTACTGCACAGGGCTCATATCGAATATGTAAAATGGGATATGAACCGGACACTGGCGGATATCGGAAGCTATGGTCTGCCCCCGGATCGACAGGGGGAGCTGCTGCACCGTTATGTTCTCGGAGTATATCAGCTGCAAAATCGCTTATTAAAGGAATTTCCATATCTGCTTCTTGAGAACTGCTCCAGCGGGGGCGGTCGTTTTGATCCGGGAATGCTGTATTATGGACCACAGGTGTGGACTTCCGATAATACAGATGGCCTGGAACGCCTGATAATTCAGGAAGGAACTGCATTGCTATATCCTTTGTCCTGTATGGGAGCTCATGTCAGTGACTGTCCCAATCATATCACGGGGCGTGTGACACCATTTAAAACAAGAGGGCAGATAGCGCTTGCAGGCACCTTTGGATATGAGCTTGATGTGACAAAGCTCTCCAAGGAGGAACGCATCCAGATTCCGGAGCAAATTGCGATGTATCACAGATATCATGATTTGGTGCGGCAGGGAGATTATTACCGTATCGCTTCTTATGCCGCAAATGGCGTATACGATTGTTACATGGTGGTGTCAAAAGATAAAGAAGAAGCAATTATTTCCTTTGTGCATGTAATGCTTCATCCGGGAGAATTTGTACATACAATTCGATGCAAAGGCTTGCATCCGGATAGAAACTATGAGATTGAGGGCGAAAAACGTTCCTATACGGGAGAAGAACTGATGTATGGAGGCTATCGCATTCATACACCATGGGCCGGTGGAGACTGTTTTGGAAGTCTGATTCATCTGACCGCCCAGAGTTAG
- a CDS encoding ABC transporter ATP-binding protein, with protein MKQLKIPEGIKAILLREEITESQILYKAETDMDLEGSYRDGLVILTEQILFFFQEIKRAERVHYFKGYGSTREMHADWERDWTVSQYQVLDIENMLIEPQVACSTLTIRYRGMDYCIAAFSNFCKHQVHRLIMTWEGRPFEVEEEIYCPTCGRMYPDTATRLCPRCTNRKTAFIRATKYFRPYRFKLVLMLICVLAGAGLNLVWPYLTGMVLYDRILAKNQDFLIRLGIPHGDFVTALFLAVVTMLAVKVTLLLLQIIQGVFTAQMVTGVVRNMEKDIFRVMGKLSISFYKNRQTGGLMTRVMSDADRVTGFYFDCAPYILINGFIILASVAVMVRINWQMTIVTILLFPALVAISWYLRPRIWVLFGKRHRTERSVNSTVNDNLTGARVIKSFGQERLEAERFQVPNKGLLNAEIAISRQQNAFHLIYGGAQEIASFAVWGLGVYFLMSGKNMNLGTLITFTGYVGQLRSPMGFFARVYNQWADSMNSAKRMFEIMDAIPEVKEAPDALRLEKPKGEISLQNVTFGYTENKTVLKDITLKIPAGSMLGIVGRSGAGKTTIVNLISRLYDPVEGQITIDGIDIKKICFHDLRKNVAMVSQETYIFMGTVADNIAYGNPEAGRMEIFRAAKLAGAHEFIMGMPDAYDTRIGASGREFSGGERQRISIARAILANPKILILDEATASVDTETERLIQKSINYLIKGRTTISIAHRLSTLRDADYLVVIEQGKITEQGTRDELFKLHGTYYKLLELQTKALAIEHLPCSEG; from the coding sequence ATGAAGCAATTAAAGATTCCAGAAGGAATAAAAGCAATTCTTTTGCGGGAGGAAATCACGGAGAGCCAGATATTATATAAGGCTGAAACGGATATGGATTTAGAAGGCAGCTACCGGGATGGGCTTGTGATTCTTACGGAGCAGATACTTTTTTTCTTTCAGGAGATAAAAAGAGCGGAGCGTGTACATTACTTTAAAGGCTATGGCTCCACCAGGGAAATGCATGCGGACTGGGAAAGAGATTGGACTGTCAGCCAGTATCAGGTATTGGATATAGAAAACATGTTGATAGAACCTCAGGTGGCATGCAGCACATTGACAATACGGTATCGGGGTATGGATTACTGCATTGCCGCATTTTCTAATTTCTGTAAGCATCAGGTCCACCGGCTGATTATGACCTGGGAGGGACGCCCTTTTGAGGTGGAAGAGGAAATATACTGCCCAACATGTGGAAGAATGTATCCGGATACTGCCACCAGGTTATGTCCCAGATGTACCAACCGGAAGACTGCCTTCATTCGGGCGACAAAATATTTTAGGCCATATCGCTTTAAACTGGTGCTGATGTTAATCTGCGTTCTGGCAGGGGCGGGACTGAACCTGGTATGGCCTTATTTAACTGGTATGGTTTTGTATGACCGGATTCTTGCAAAAAACCAGGATTTTTTAATACGGCTTGGAATCCCACATGGGGATTTTGTAACAGCACTGTTTTTGGCTGTGGTTACTATGCTGGCTGTAAAAGTAACACTTCTGTTACTGCAGATTATTCAGGGGGTTTTTACAGCACAAATGGTAACAGGAGTCGTCCGGAATATGGAAAAAGATATCTTCCGTGTCATGGGAAAGCTTTCCATCAGTTTTTATAAAAACAGACAGACCGGCGGACTGATGACACGTGTCATGAGCGACGCGGATCGGGTCACCGGGTTCTATTTTGACTGTGCGCCATATATTCTCATCAATGGTTTTATCATTCTTGCGTCTGTCGCGGTTATGGTTCGAATTAACTGGCAGATGACCATCGTGACCATTCTTTTGTTTCCCGCCCTTGTTGCAATCAGTTGGTATCTTAGGCCCAGGATCTGGGTGCTGTTCGGCAAAAGACATCGGACTGAGCGATCCGTAAACAGTACAGTAAATGATAATCTGACTGGGGCAAGGGTCATCAAATCCTTTGGTCAGGAACGGTTGGAAGCAGAACGCTTTCAGGTACCGAACAAGGGGCTATTAAATGCGGAAATTGCCATTTCCCGTCAGCAAAATGCGTTTCATCTTATCTATGGCGGAGCCCAGGAGATCGCCTCCTTTGCAGTCTGGGGGCTTGGGGTGTACTTTCTGATGAGCGGTAAAAATATGAACCTGGGAACGCTGATTACATTTACAGGCTACGTGGGACAGCTTCGTAGTCCTATGGGATTTTTTGCGAGGGTGTATAACCAATGGGCAGATAGTATGAATAGTGCAAAGAGAATGTTTGAGATCATGGATGCCATACCGGAGGTAAAAGAGGCTCCGGATGCCCTGCGGCTGGAGAAACCAAAAGGAGAGATTTCCCTTCAAAATGTCACGTTTGGATATACAGAAAACAAAACGGTATTAAAGGATATTACGCTTAAAATTCCAGCAGGCAGCATGCTGGGAATCGTGGGACGCTCTGGAGCTGGAAAAACTACGATTGTAAACCTGATTTCCAGACTTTATGATCCTGTGGAAGGACAGATTACAATTGACGGAATTGACATTAAAAAAATCTGCTTTCATGATCTGCGTAAGAATGTGGCTATGGTATCACAGGAAACGTATATATTTATGGGAACGGTAGCAGATAACATCGCATATGGAAATCCAGAGGCAGGACGGATGGAAATATTCCGTGCAGCAAAGCTTGCCGGAGCTCATGAGTTCATCATGGGGATGCCGGATGCTTACGATACGAGAATCGGTGCGTCCGGACGGGAATTTTCCGGCGGGGAACGGCAGCGGATATCCATTGCAAGAGCAATACTTGCAAATCCGAAGATTCTTATTTTGGATGAGGCTACTGCTTCCGTTGATACGGAAACGGAACGCCTGATTCAAAAATCTATCAACTACCTGATAAAGGGCAGAACTACAATTTCTATTGCTCACCGGCTTTCCACACTGCGGGATGCAGATTATTTGGTGGTGATTGAACAGGGGAAAATAACGGAGCAGGGGACCAGAGACGAACTTTTTAAACTGCATGGGACCTATTATAAGCTGTTGGAATTACAAACAAAGGCATTAGCAATAGAACACTTGCCATGTTCGGAGGGATGA
- a CDS encoding glycoside hydrolase 43 family protein gives MDQINPIIKTDYPDPDVIRVGHTYYMVSTTMHFFPGGVILRSYDLVNWEIVTYVFRRLDSTPSQCLEGEQNIYGKGMWAASLRFHEGRFYICFSAYDTGRTYLFTANQAEGPWERHDVQGVYHHGSLFFDGGKTYIIWGMNQIHMTEMNEELTAPKKNGLSRILIEEQADVYLGYEGSHFYRIHDKYYLFVIHWPKYGMARRTQACFMSNHLEGEFKGEDIFDEDIGFYNQGVAQGGIVSTPKGEWFGVLFQDHGAVGRIPVLVPVTWDHDWPVFGDCKKMPQHFNIESTRPDYEYKPLYASGFFTGKKDENGKPELINVWQWNHEPNDSLWWRTDNNGLAIKTGKISINLTQAVNTLTQRMMYPVSSAEVTLDVSELQNGDYAGLCALQGCYGLVGVTRETGCYYLVMWSRRMEDTSLSDLSLDCMPGMECYRVPMEGDSVTLKIKADFRDMKDMAEFYYKQNNQWILAGNQHLVFKLDHFTGCRYGLFLYSTSNTGGTAVFHDFKYYNGEQL, from the coding sequence ATGGACCAAATAAATCCTATTATAAAAACGGATTATCCAGACCCGGATGTTATCAGAGTGGGGCACACTTATTATATGGTTAGTACGACCATGCACTTTTTTCCAGGAGGTGTAATTTTAAGATCCTATGATCTTGTAAATTGGGAAATCGTTACCTATGTATTTCGCCGACTAGACAGTACGCCGTCACAGTGTTTGGAGGGGGAGCAGAATATCTACGGAAAAGGGATGTGGGCAGCGAGCCTGCGTTTTCATGAAGGAAGATTTTATATCTGCTTTTCGGCCTATGACACAGGAAGGACCTACCTTTTTACGGCCAATCAGGCAGAGGGGCCTTGGGAGAGGCATGATGTACAGGGCGTTTACCATCACGGTTCGTTGTTTTTTGATGGTGGAAAAACGTATATCATATGGGGAATGAACCAGATTCATATGACAGAGATGAATGAAGAGCTGACAGCCCCTAAAAAGAACGGATTGAGTAGAATCCTGATTGAGGAGCAGGCAGATGTTTACCTGGGCTATGAGGGTTCTCATTTTTATCGGATTCATGATAAATATTATCTTTTTGTTATACACTGGCCCAAATATGGAATGGCGCGCAGAACCCAGGCCTGCTTTATGTCGAATCATTTGGAGGGAGAATTCAAAGGCGAGGACATTTTTGACGAGGACATTGGTTTTTATAATCAAGGGGTCGCACAGGGAGGAATTGTAAGTACGCCAAAAGGAGAATGGTTTGGGGTACTGTTTCAGGATCATGGGGCTGTGGGTAGAATTCCGGTTCTGGTTCCTGTTACCTGGGACCATGACTGGCCGGTTTTCGGAGACTGCAAAAAGATGCCTCAACACTTTAACATCGAAAGCACAAGGCCTGATTATGAGTATAAGCCTTTGTACGCCTCCGGATTTTTTACCGGAAAAAAAGATGAAAATGGAAAGCCAGAGCTTATAAATGTGTGGCAGTGGAATCATGAACCCAATGACAGCCTGTGGTGGAGAACCGATAACAACGGGTTGGCAATAAAGACGGGTAAAATCAGTATCAATTTAACACAGGCGGTCAATACCCTGACTCAAAGGATGATGTATCCGGTCAGCAGTGCAGAAGTGACCCTGGATGTGAGTGAATTACAGAATGGAGATTATGCAGGACTATGCGCGCTGCAGGGTTGTTATGGTCTGGTGGGCGTTACCAGAGAGACCGGATGCTATTATCTGGTGATGTGGAGCAGAAGAATGGAAGATACCTCACTGAGCGATCTTTCACTGGATTGTATGCCGGGAATGGAATGCTACCGGGTTCCTATGGAAGGAGATTCTGTTACATTGAAAATAAAAGCAGATTTCCGGGATATGAAGGATATGGCTGAATTTTATTATAAGCAAAACAACCAGTGGATTCTTGCTGGGAATCAACATCTGGTCTTTAAACTGGACCATTTTACAGGCTGCCGGTACGGTTTGTTTTTATATTCCACAAGTAATACAGGTGGAACTGCCGTATTTCATGATTTCAAATATTATAACGGAGAACAGCTATGA
- a CDS encoding DUF1854 domain-containing protein produces the protein MPEEFNLSQMERETEEMLKIRYLTKHNTVFKRTEGGFVSLYVGEESYSRIQVMRMFPFMEKDRFLSVRSVGDKSKEIGIIENLKDMEEDTIKLLREQLNLRYFTPVITKIRSVKEEYGFAYWDVLTDHGECRFTIQMGGNAVVHLTEERILLSDIDENRFEIPDVGRLTPAERRKLDLFL, from the coding sequence ATGCCAGAAGAGTTTAACTTGAGTCAGATGGAACGGGAAACAGAAGAGATGCTAAAAATCCGTTACCTGACAAAACATAATACTGTATTTAAAAGGACAGAGGGAGGATTTGTAAGTCTTTACGTGGGAGAGGAATCCTATTCCAGAATCCAGGTGATGCGAATGTTCCCATTTATGGAGAAGGACCGGTTTTTGTCCGTCCGCTCCGTAGGAGATAAGTCAAAAGAAATTGGAATAATAGAAAATTTAAAGGATATGGAAGAGGATACGATTAAGCTTTTAAGGGAGCAGCTGAACCTGCGGTATTTTACACCTGTTATCACTAAAATCCGATCGGTTAAGGAAGAATATGGGTTTGCTTACTGGGACGTCCTAACGGATCACGGAGAGTGCAGATTCACAATCCAAATGGGAGGAAATGCAGTGGTTCATCTGACGGAAGAACGGATTCTTCTCTCAGATATTGATGAGAACCGCTTTGAAATACCGGATGTAGGGCGGCTTACACCCGCAGAGCGCAGAAAACTGGATCTGTTTTTATAG